Proteins encoded together in one Lathyrus oleraceus cultivar Zhongwan6 chromosome 5, CAAS_Psat_ZW6_1.0, whole genome shotgun sequence window:
- the LOC127081920 gene encoding uncharacterized protein LOC127081920: MYVNVIDSGSLPAFFEKVYDRKTFGKNIVHLNVFPKQVVSLNVQDVIVKVVDVGNQFKSEQEFESRDQMFQWIRMEASKLGFSVVIRRSDNGSDRICAFVTMMCERRGKYKPHLRNFKRYDTNLRKCKCPFKMCGYLLKNIIATLKRKRPENISNIKQVYNIRYQTNKALKGDRSEMQQLLKLLDYNSYMSRYLTCYDGVTVRDIFWTHPDSIKLFNIFPTVLILNSTYKTNKYRLPLLEMVGAT; the protein is encoded by the exons ATGTATGTAAATGTCATAGATAGTGGAAGTTTGCCTGCATTTTTTGAAAAAGTATATGATCGCAAGACATTTGGAAAAA ATATAGTGCACCTCAATGTTTTTCCCAAACAAGTTGTTTCTCTGAATGTCCAAGATGTTATTGTGAAGGTGGTAGATGTTGGCAACCAATTTAAAAGTGAGCAAGAGTTTGAATCTCGTGATCAAATGTTTCAATGGATTCGTATGGAGGCCTCCAAACTTGGATTTAGTGTGGTTATCAGAAGGTCCGATAATGGTTCAGATAGAATATGCGCTTTTGTGACAATGATGTGCGAAAGAAGAGGGAAATATAAACCTCATCTCCGAAATTTTAAAAGATATGATACAAATTTAAGAAAATGTAAGTGTCCCTTTAAGATGTGTGGTTACCTGTTG AAAAATATAATTGCAACATTGAAACGAAAAAGACCCGAAAATATATCAAATATCAAGCAAGTGTATAACATTCGGTACCAAACTAACAAGGCGCTTAAGGGGGATAGATCTGAAATGCAACAACTCTTGAAATTGTTGGATTATAACAGTTACATGTCTAGGTATCTAACATGCTATGATGGAGTTACAgttagagatatattttggactcatccTGATTCCATAAAGTTATTCAACATATTTCCTACTGTGCTCATACTTAACTCAACCTACAAGACCAACAAATATAGACTTCCATTATTGGAGATGGTTGGTGCCACCTGA